Proteins encoded together in one Lathyrus oleraceus cultivar Zhongwan6 chromosome 5, CAAS_Psat_ZW6_1.0, whole genome shotgun sequence window:
- the LOC127080644 gene encoding E3 ubiquitin-protein ligase RSL1, with protein MGNLIPIFTREFATEIHAEKIPNTELRKKKNKTKTVMEQGQSSKSLCGICFDYVTVSNMFTNTSCNHPFCTNCISKYVDVRIKQNTVKLSCPNPECSVELKPLHLQSILPKQVILEWESAICESSISLKQKFYCPYNNCSILLVNDGIEVVTSCESPSCHRLFCAQCKVPWHGDMNCQEFQQSKTGRDNEKQLDEKFFQLARTQNWQKCPGCSMYVQKNGGCNNMSCSSSEDDCKTVQETIAEESAVVKQIDKVVNKTVRVCGVVNRVDEDGRVYKNLLVEIQFVEHLVD; from the exons ATGGGAAATCTAATTCCGATATTTACCAGGGAATTCGCTACCGAGATTCATGCTGAAAAGATACCTAATACCGAG CTTagaaaaaaaaaaaacaaaacaaagacaGTTATGGAACAAGGTCAATCCTCAAAAAGCTTATGTGGTATATGCTTTGATTATGTAACAGTCTCTAATATGTTCACAAACACTTCATGCAATCATCCCTTTTGTACTAACTGCATCTCCAAGTATGTGGATGTTCGAATAAAACAAAACACAGTGAAATTGAGTTGTCCAAATCCAGAATGTTCCGTGGAACTGAAACCACTACATTTGCAATCCATTTTACCTAAACAAGTCATTCTTGAATGGGAATCTGCAATTTGCGAGTCCTCGATTTCTTTGAAGCAAAAATTTTACTGCCCTTATAATAATTGTTCTATTTTGTTGGTGAATGATGGGATAGAAGTTGTTACAAGTTGCGAATCCCCTTCTTGTCATAGGCTATTCTGTGCACAATGTAAAGTTCCATGGCATGGAGATATGAATTGCCAGGAATTTCAGCAGTCGAAAACTGGTCGCGATAATGAAAAACAATTGGATGAGAAATTTTTCCAGTTGGCTAGAACACAAAATTGGCAGAAATGTCCAGGATGTTCTATGTATGTCCAGAAAAATGGGGGATGTAATAACATGTCTTGCAG TTCGTCTGAGGATGATTGCAAAACTGTCCAGGAGACGATTGCGGAG GAAAGTGCTGTTGTGAAGCAAATTGACAAAGTTGTCAACAAAACTGTTAGGGTTTGTGGTGTTGTCAATAGAGTTGATGAGGATGGGCGTGTATACAAGAATCTATTAGTAGAAATACAGTTTGTTGAACATTTAGTGGATTAG
- the LOC127080643 gene encoding E3 ubiquitin-protein ligase RSL1 yields MRQNRMKRKSLAADRDDEKKKTKKASATYRGKSSKRFSCVICFDSVSISNIFTITSCKHRFCANCISKYVNIQINKNAVKVSCPNPECSVELKPQHLQSVLPKQVIIEWESAIYESSISLEQKIYCPYQNCSLMLVNDGEGVVTSCECPSCHRLFCAQCKVPWHADMNCREFQKSKTGRDEKQLDLKFWELAKRKKWQRCPKCSMHVQRDGGCEHISCRCGCNFCYKCGKDWIHGHACNTPRL; encoded by the exons ATGCGTCAAAATAGAATGAAGAGAAAATCTCTTGCAGCGGACCGTGATGATgaaaagaagaaaacaaagaAAGCATCAGCTACTTATCGAGGTAAATCCTCAAAAAGATTCAGCTGTGTTATATGCTTTGATTCTGTATCAATCTCTAATATCTTCACCATCACTTCATGCAAGCATCGCTTTTGTGCTAACTGCATATCCAAGTATGTGAATATTCAAATAAACAAAAATGCGGTGAAAGTGAGTTGTCCAAATCCAGAATGTTCCGTGGAACTGAAACCACAACATTTGCAATCCGTTTTACCTAAACAAGTCATTATTGAGTGGGAATCTGCTATCTATGAGTCTTCGATTTCTTTGGAGCAAAAAATATACTGTCCTTATCAGAATTGTTCTCTTATGCTCGTGAATGACGGGGAAGGAGTTGTTACAAGTTGTGAATGTCCTTCTTGTCATAGGCTATTCTGTGCACAATGTAAGGTTCCATGGCACGCTGATATGAATTGCCGAGAATTTCAGAAGTCGAAAACGGGTCGAGATGAAAAACAGTTGGATCTGAAATTTTGGGAGTTGGCTAAAAGAAAGAAATGGCAGAGATGTCCCAAATGTTCTATGCATGTTCAAAGAGATGGTGGATGTGAACACATTTCGTGCAG GTGTGGATGTAACTTTTGCTACAAGTGTGGTAAGGATTGGATTCATGGACATGCTTGCAATACACCTAGATTATAG